A window from Methylococcus mesophilus encodes these proteins:
- a CDS encoding bifunctional 4-hydroxy-2-oxoglutarate aldolase/2-dehydro-3-deoxy-phosphogluconate aldolase, translating into MNLDQIIDATSVMPVMVVDRPEDAVPLARALVEGGIRVLEITLRTAAGLEAVKAIRQEVPDAIVGVGTIATPAQLEASIAAGAQFGVSPGTTPTLLKAIVDSKLPFFPGVATTTEVMQVLEGGLTVMKFFPAVAAGGIKMLDSFRGPFPQVRFCPTGGINAQNAPDFFKLPNVVCVGGSWLTPKDLVAAGNWAEITRLAKEAAALKP; encoded by the coding sequence ATGAATCTGGATCAGATCATCGACGCCACCAGCGTCATGCCCGTGATGGTGGTGGACCGCCCCGAAGACGCTGTGCCGCTGGCCCGCGCCCTGGTCGAGGGCGGCATCCGCGTGCTGGAAATCACCCTGCGCACCGCCGCCGGGCTCGAAGCCGTCAAAGCCATCCGCCAGGAAGTCCCGGACGCCATCGTCGGCGTCGGCACCATCGCCACCCCGGCCCAGCTCGAAGCCTCGATCGCCGCCGGCGCCCAGTTCGGCGTCTCGCCCGGCACCACCCCGACCCTGCTCAAGGCGATCGTCGACAGCAAGCTGCCGTTCTTCCCCGGCGTCGCCACCACTACCGAGGTGATGCAGGTGCTCGAAGGCGGGCTGACCGTGATGAAATTCTTCCCGGCGGTGGCCGCCGGCGGCATCAAGATGCTGGACTCCTTCCGCGGCCCGTTCCCGCAGGTCCGGTTCTGCCCGACCGGTGGCATCAACGCCCAGAACGCCCCGGATTTCTTCAAGCTCCCCAACGTGGTCTGCGTCGGCGGCTCCTGGCTGACCCCCAAGGACCTCGTCGCCGCCGGCAACTGGGCGGAAATCACCCGCCTGGCGAAAGAAGCGGCCGCGCTCAAGCCCTGA
- the edd gene encoding phosphogluconate dehydratase, protein MFLHQTLVDVTDRIRARSHDRRAAYLELMHRARQKGVERSHIACTNVAHAYAATPANDKLVLKAATAPNIGIVTAYNDMLSAHQPYEHYPEIIKAEARRAGVTAQVAGGVPAMCDGVTQGQTGMELSLFSRDVIALSTAVALSHHVFDASLYLGVCDKIVPGLLIAALRFGHLPGVFVPAGPMVSGISNSEKAKVRQEFAEGKVGRDALLESEMASYHGAGTCTFYGTANSNQMLLEIMGLQLPGSSFVNPGTPLRDALTRAATRVAAELAQDATAPALCHIVDERVIVNAIVGLLATGGSTNHTIHLVAIARAAGIEINWDDFNDLSAVVPLLARVYPNGKADVNHFHAAGGMGFLIRELLDAGLLHEDVQTILGPGLRRWAEEPWLENGTLAWRDAPEKSHDPAVLAPASGPFSPDGGLRLVTGNIGRGVIKVSAVAPENRVVRAPAIVFESQDELIDAFKRGELERDFVAVLRFQGPRANGMPELHQLTPALASLQDRGFKVALITDGRMSGASGKVPAAIHISPECAMGGPLTLLRTGDTILLDAVQGKLEAEVPADRWSLREPVTDDLSGNQFGSGRELFSGFRHLADTPERGAFTFNFDDGGR, encoded by the coding sequence ATGTTCCTGCACCAGACACTGGTCGACGTGACCGACCGCATCCGCGCCCGCAGCCACGACCGCCGGGCGGCCTACCTCGAACTCATGCACCGCGCACGCCAGAAGGGTGTCGAGCGCTCCCACATCGCCTGTACCAACGTGGCCCATGCCTATGCGGCGACGCCCGCCAACGACAAGCTGGTGCTGAAGGCCGCGACCGCGCCGAACATCGGCATCGTCACCGCCTACAACGACATGCTTTCGGCGCATCAGCCCTATGAGCACTACCCCGAGATCATCAAGGCCGAGGCACGCCGGGCCGGCGTTACCGCACAGGTCGCAGGCGGCGTGCCGGCGATGTGCGACGGCGTGACCCAGGGCCAGACCGGGATGGAGCTGTCGCTGTTCTCGCGCGACGTGATCGCGCTGTCCACCGCCGTGGCCCTTTCGCACCACGTGTTCGACGCCAGCCTCTACCTCGGCGTCTGCGACAAGATCGTGCCGGGCCTCCTCATCGCCGCGCTGCGCTTCGGCCATCTGCCCGGCGTGTTCGTGCCGGCCGGCCCGATGGTGTCCGGCATCTCGAACTCGGAGAAGGCCAAGGTCCGGCAGGAATTCGCCGAAGGCAAGGTCGGCCGCGACGCGCTGCTCGAATCCGAGATGGCGTCCTATCACGGCGCCGGCACCTGTACCTTCTACGGCACCGCCAACAGCAACCAGATGCTGCTGGAGATCATGGGCCTGCAACTGCCGGGCTCGTCCTTCGTCAACCCCGGCACGCCGCTGCGCGATGCCTTGACCCGCGCCGCCACCCGGGTGGCAGCGGAGCTGGCCCAGGACGCCACCGCGCCCGCCCTCTGCCACATCGTGGACGAGCGCGTCATCGTCAACGCCATTGTCGGCCTGCTGGCGACCGGCGGTTCGACCAACCACACCATCCATCTGGTGGCGATCGCCCGTGCCGCGGGGATCGAGATCAACTGGGACGACTTCAACGACCTCTCCGCTGTCGTGCCCCTGCTGGCCCGGGTCTACCCCAACGGCAAGGCAGACGTGAACCACTTCCATGCCGCCGGCGGCATGGGCTTCCTGATCCGGGAACTGCTCGACGCCGGCCTGCTGCACGAAGACGTGCAGACGATCCTCGGCCCCGGCCTGCGCCGCTGGGCGGAAGAGCCCTGGCTGGAGAACGGTACCCTGGCTTGGCGCGATGCGCCGGAAAAGAGCCACGACCCGGCGGTGCTCGCCCCGGCGAGCGGACCGTTCAGCCCGGACGGCGGCCTGCGCCTGGTCACCGGCAACATCGGCCGTGGCGTCATCAAGGTTTCGGCGGTGGCGCCGGAAAACCGGGTGGTGCGCGCTCCCGCCATCGTGTTCGAGAGCCAGGACGAGCTGATCGACGCCTTCAAGCGCGGCGAGCTGGAGCGCGATTTCGTCGCCGTGCTGCGCTTCCAGGGCCCCCGCGCCAACGGCATGCCCGAGCTGCACCAGCTTACGCCGGCCCTGGCCTCGCTGCAGGACCGCGGCTTCAAGGTCGCCCTGATCACCGACGGCCGCATGTCCGGCGCCTCCGGCAAGGTGCCGGCGGCCATCCACATCTCGCCGGAATGCGCCATGGGCGGCCCGCTGACTCTGCTGCGCACCGGCGATACCATTCTGCTCGACGCCGTGCAGGGCAAACTGGAAGCCGAAGTGCCGGCCGACCGCTGGTCGCTGCGCGAACCTGTGACGGACGACCTGTCCGGTAACCAGTTCGGCAGCGGACGGGAACTGTTCAGCGGCTTCCGCCATCTGGCCGACACGCCGGAACGCGGCGCCTTCACCTTCAATTTCGACGACGGCGGCCGCTGA
- the zwf gene encoding glucose-6-phosphate dehydrogenase, which yields MSAVSQLPFPESFNMVFFGGAGDLVTRKLLPAMYQCHKNGLLVEAGHILCVDRQDLSEETFLELADEKARHFIPAADWDETVWAEFRPRLTYLRIDATQPEQYAPLKERLKKAPAAVTVFYLSTAPFLFATICAHLTRQGLNGPNSRVVLEKPLGHDLASANAITADVDRYFHENQVYRIDHYLGKESVQNLMALRFGNALFEPLWRRMWIRDVQITIAEDVGIGTRAGFYDKAGALRDMVQNHLLQLLCFVAMEPPASLDSNAIRNEKLKVLESLVPFTDEGVHEKTVRGQYRAGISGGKAVPGYLEEEGIPPGSHTETFVAIKAEIANWRWAGVPFYLFTGKRLAERLAEIVIHFHDVPHPIFPLPKSGACAPAKLVIRLQPDEFIRLYLYAKQPGDSMELQPVSLDLNFAEQFKVRRTEGGYERLLLDAIRGNQALFVRQDEQEQAWRWVEPILNTWANDPKGPLPYAAGTWGPAASLDLLERDGICWHEGN from the coding sequence ATGTCAGCGGTGAGTCAGCTCCCATTTCCCGAATCGTTCAACATGGTTTTCTTCGGCGGCGCCGGCGACCTGGTCACGCGCAAGCTGCTGCCGGCGATGTACCAGTGCCACAAGAACGGCCTGCTGGTCGAAGCCGGCCATATTCTCTGCGTCGACCGGCAGGATCTGAGCGAGGAGACCTTCCTCGAACTGGCGGACGAAAAGGCCCGCCACTTCATTCCCGCCGCCGATTGGGACGAGACGGTGTGGGCCGAATTCCGCCCGCGCCTGACCTATCTGCGCATCGATGCGACCCAGCCCGAGCAGTACGCGCCGCTGAAGGAGCGGCTGAAAAAAGCGCCGGCCGCCGTCACTGTGTTCTACCTGTCCACCGCGCCGTTCCTGTTCGCGACGATCTGCGCGCATCTGACCCGGCAGGGCCTCAACGGCCCCAACAGCCGGGTGGTGCTGGAAAAGCCGCTGGGGCACGACTTGGCCTCCGCCAATGCGATCACCGCCGACGTGGACCGCTACTTCCACGAGAATCAGGTCTACCGGATCGACCATTACCTGGGCAAGGAGTCGGTGCAGAACCTGATGGCCCTGCGCTTCGGCAACGCGCTGTTCGAGCCGCTGTGGCGAAGGATGTGGATCCGCGACGTCCAGATCACCATCGCCGAGGACGTCGGCATCGGCACCCGCGCCGGCTTCTACGACAAGGCCGGGGCGCTGCGCGACATGGTGCAGAACCATCTGCTGCAGCTGCTCTGCTTCGTGGCGATGGAGCCGCCGGCCAGCCTGGATTCCAACGCCATCCGCAACGAAAAGCTCAAGGTGCTGGAATCGCTGGTGCCGTTCACCGACGAGGGCGTGCACGAAAAAACCGTGCGCGGCCAGTATCGTGCCGGCATTTCCGGCGGCAAAGCGGTGCCGGGCTACCTGGAAGAGGAGGGCATTCCGCCGGGCAGCCACACCGAGACCTTCGTCGCCATCAAGGCGGAAATCGCCAACTGGCGCTGGGCCGGGGTGCCGTTTTACCTGTTCACCGGCAAGCGGCTGGCAGAGCGGCTGGCGGAAATCGTCATCCATTTCCACGACGTCCCGCACCCGATCTTCCCGCTGCCCAAGAGCGGCGCCTGCGCGCCGGCCAAGCTGGTGATCCGCCTGCAGCCGGACGAATTCATCCGGCTCTATCTGTATGCCAAGCAGCCGGGCGATTCGATGGAACTGCAGCCCGTGTCGCTGGACTTGAACTTCGCCGAGCAGTTCAAGGTACGCCGCACCGAAGGCGGCTACGAGCGCCTGCTGCTCGACGCCATCCGCGGCAACCAGGCGCTGTTCGTGCGGCAAGACGAACAGGAGCAGGCCTGGCGCTGGGTCGAGCCGATTCTCAACACCTGGGCCAACGATCCGAAAGGACCGTTGCCCTACGCCGCGGGCACCTGGGGACCGGCCGCTTCCCTGGATCTGCTCGAACGCGACGGCATTTGCTGGCACGAGGGGAACTGA
- the pgl gene encoding 6-phosphogluconolactonase, with amino-acid sequence MTEIRWFDDNASLAPALAAAVAEDLRAALQAAPSATLAVSGGRSPVPVFEALREADLDWARIVVTLVDERWVPETDPASNAALVKTHLLRGKAAAARFLPLYTGDTSAAAGEASLAEAFADLPRPFAALILGMGDDGHTASLFPASPNLEAGLALGGTADDTPPCLAQVGAVAPTERISLTLPWILDARRIYLQFGGASKVEVFNAAQSSPNRQYPVSFVLAQTQTPVTVFAARN; translated from the coding sequence ATGACCGAGATTCGTTGGTTCGATGACAACGCAAGCCTGGCCCCGGCGCTGGCCGCGGCGGTCGCCGAGGATCTGCGCGCCGCATTGCAGGCCGCGCCTTCCGCCACGCTCGCCGTGTCCGGCGGCCGCTCGCCGGTGCCGGTGTTCGAAGCCCTGCGCGAAGCCGATCTGGACTGGGCGCGGATCGTCGTCACCCTGGTCGACGAACGCTGGGTGCCGGAAACCGATCCCGCCAGCAACGCCGCCCTGGTGAAGACCCATTTGCTGCGGGGCAAGGCGGCGGCGGCGCGCTTCCTGCCGCTCTACACGGGCGACACGTCTGCTGCCGCAGGCGAGGCGAGCCTGGCCGAAGCCTTCGCCGATCTGCCGCGGCCGTTCGCGGCGCTGATCCTCGGTATGGGCGACGACGGCCATACCGCCTCGCTGTTTCCCGCCAGCCCCAATCTGGAAGCCGGTCTGGCACTGGGCGGCACGGCGGACGACACGCCGCCCTGCCTGGCCCAGGTGGGCGCGGTCGCGCCGACCGAGCGCATCAGTCTCACCCTGCCCTGGATCCTCGACGCCCGGCGGATCTACCTGCAATTCGGCGGTGCGAGCAAGGTGGAAGTATTCAACGCCGCCCAGTCCAGTCCGAACCGGCAGTATCCCGTGAGCTTCGTGCTGGCCCAGACGCAGACCCCGGTCACGGTGTTCGCGGCGCGGAACTGA
- a CDS encoding sulfite exporter TauE/SafE family protein: MTDMYTTLAFYLAFGAIAGVASGLFGIGGGAIIVPFLVWLFPGQGVPESILMIMAVATSLATIVVTSVSSVRAHHRRGAVVWPLVWRLVPGIALGTVAGSIVADHLPTQRFKQLFAVFLMLVAVQVYRGRREETAGEKPVPLGVLTGGGLMIGLLSALFGIGGGSITVPFLLRCRQNIRHAVAISSACGFPIAVVGTLSYVVLGWGHPSAPAHSLGYVYWPAFLGIGAASVLTAPYGAALAHRLPMQGLKRLFASVLFLLGARMLWKSADPSWLGVLNEGLETAAAAVQGLRSFLEP; this comes from the coding sequence ATGACCGATATGTATACCACGCTCGCGTTCTATCTCGCCTTCGGCGCCATTGCAGGTGTCGCTTCCGGCCTGTTCGGCATCGGCGGCGGCGCCATTATCGTGCCCTTCCTGGTCTGGCTGTTCCCCGGCCAGGGCGTGCCGGAAAGCATCCTCATGATCATGGCGGTCGCCACCTCGCTGGCCACCATCGTGGTGACTTCGGTCTCTTCGGTCCGTGCCCACCACCGCCGCGGCGCGGTGGTCTGGCCGCTGGTGTGGCGGCTGGTGCCGGGGATCGCCCTGGGTACGGTGGCCGGCTCTATCGTCGCCGACCATCTGCCCACCCAGCGGTTCAAGCAGTTGTTCGCGGTGTTCCTGATGCTGGTCGCGGTGCAGGTATACCGGGGAAGGCGGGAAGAAACGGCGGGCGAAAAGCCCGTCCCGCTCGGCGTGCTGACCGGCGGGGGGCTCATGATCGGCCTTCTGTCGGCGCTGTTCGGCATCGGCGGCGGCAGCATCACCGTGCCATTCCTGCTCCGCTGCAGGCAGAACATCCGCCATGCCGTCGCCATCTCCTCGGCCTGCGGTTTTCCTATTGCCGTCGTCGGCACTCTGAGCTACGTCGTCCTGGGCTGGGGCCATCCGTCGGCGCCCGCCCACAGCCTGGGCTACGTCTACTGGCCCGCCTTCCTCGGCATCGGCGCCGCCAGCGTGCTGACCGCGCCGTACGGGGCGGCGCTGGCCCACCGCCTGCCGATGCAGGGTCTCAAGCGGCTGTTCGCCTCCGTGCTGTTCCTGCTGGGTGCCCGCATGCTGTGGAAATCCGCCGATCCCTCGTGGCTCGGCGTTCTGAACGAGGGGCTCGAAACCGCCGCTGCGGCAGTACAGGGGCTGAGGTCTTTTCTCGAACCCTGA